Proteins co-encoded in one Gracilimonas sp. genomic window:
- a CDS encoding vitamin B12-dependent ribonucleotide reductase, which yields MKFTRFYTKSDWKTPFDDIEFATRTSEIKNPDGSQVFHMEGVVVPESWSQVSTDVIAQKYFRKAGVPAKLKKIKEKGVPKWLQRSEADEKALKDLPEEERYTHEIDSKQVFHRLAGCWTYWGWKHDYFDSEEDAKVFYDELACMLANQMAAPNSPQWFNTGLHWAYGINGPAQGHYYVDGKTGELKKSEDAYTHPQPHACFIQSVDDDLVNEGGIMDLWTREARLFKYGSGTGSNFSKIRGANEPLSGGGRSSGLMSFLKIGDRAAGAIKSGGTTRRAAKMVTLDLDHPDIEEYINWKVREEQKVAALVAGSKTVQKHLKNIIKLCHTPVEIEGRTFNGAMSRDPLKNKELAAEIRKAKRNQVPLNYIERVIQLAAQGFTDLEFDTYDTDWNSEAYSTVSGQNSNNSVRVPNSFMKAVKEDKDWHLYGRVEKDDAAEEGREPKPMKTMKARELWDDIAYAAWSCADPGTQYHDTINEWHTCPEDGPINASNPCSEYMFLDNTACNLASLNLMKYFKGDEYKEFDIESLEYASRIWTVVLEISVLMAQFPSKEIAELSYVFRTLGLGYANIGAALMVQGLPYDSEEGAAVAGAVTATMHMTSYATSAEMAKELGTFEGYERNKEHMLKVIRNHRRAAYNADPEEYEGLTVKPMGIDASICPDYLVKAAKKASDKALKMGEKHGYRNAQVTVLAPTGTIGLVMDCDTTGIEPDFALVKFKKLAGGGYFKIINQAVPKALKNLGYSAKESQEIINYAKGAGSVEGCPHINPETLGEKGFTDTQIDAINEALPGSFDIKFAFNQWTLGEDFCKDVLGITEEQLNDMNFDMLRYLGFSREQIQEANDYVCGTMTVEGAPHLKEEDYAVFDCANRCGRIGTRFISAKGHIRMMAAAQPFLSGAISKTINLPNEATIEDMKDAYMDSWEMMLKANALYRDGSKLSQPLNSMADVLEEIDEEEEAPADAETTMAQDKVLEVAERIIHKYVARRQRLPFRREGYTQKVKIGGQSVYLRTGEYENGQLGEIFIDMHREGAAFRSLLNCFAISISLGLQHGVPLEEFVDAFVFTKFEPSGMVNGNPHVKMSTSVIDYIFRELAVTYLGREDLAHVPAEQIETRNLRPTADAQAEAKADNTQTEAKAPNASSSSDAVAKKTVAEPEPAAVDTSESAQVQQKAVQSDSYESEYDKAKQMGYTGEACPECGSMTMVRNGTCMKCITCGSTTGCS from the coding sequence ATGAAATTTACTCGCTTCTATACTAAGTCGGACTGGAAGACTCCATTTGACGACATCGAATTTGCAACACGCACCTCAGAAATTAAAAACCCGGACGGCTCCCAGGTATTCCATATGGAAGGCGTTGTGGTTCCTGAAAGTTGGTCTCAGGTTTCCACCGATGTTATCGCTCAGAAATATTTCCGCAAGGCCGGAGTTCCTGCGAAACTGAAAAAGATCAAAGAGAAGGGAGTGCCCAAATGGTTACAGCGATCTGAAGCTGATGAAAAGGCACTCAAAGATCTGCCCGAAGAAGAACGTTATACACATGAAATTGATAGTAAGCAGGTCTTTCATCGTTTGGCGGGATGTTGGACTTATTGGGGTTGGAAACACGACTATTTTGACAGCGAGGAAGATGCGAAAGTTTTTTACGATGAATTAGCCTGCATGCTGGCTAACCAAATGGCTGCACCTAACAGTCCGCAGTGGTTCAACACCGGGCTGCATTGGGCATATGGAATTAATGGTCCTGCACAAGGTCATTATTATGTGGACGGCAAAACCGGAGAGCTCAAAAAATCCGAAGATGCTTACACCCACCCGCAACCCCATGCCTGCTTTATCCAGAGTGTAGATGATGACCTGGTGAATGAAGGCGGAATCATGGATCTGTGGACACGTGAAGCGCGTCTGTTTAAATATGGATCCGGAACCGGAAGTAACTTCTCTAAAATTCGCGGAGCCAACGAACCGTTGAGTGGCGGAGGAAGAAGTTCCGGCCTCATGAGTTTCCTCAAAATCGGAGACCGTGCTGCCGGCGCCATTAAGTCTGGCGGTACCACCCGACGTGCAGCCAAGATGGTGACGCTTGATCTCGACCACCCGGACATTGAAGAGTATATCAACTGGAAAGTTCGAGAAGAGCAGAAAGTGGCCGCATTGGTAGCCGGATCTAAAACGGTTCAAAAGCACCTTAAAAATATTATAAAACTCTGCCATACACCGGTTGAGATTGAAGGACGTACTTTCAACGGAGCGATGAGCCGCGACCCGCTGAAAAACAAAGAACTGGCTGCGGAAATCCGTAAAGCCAAGAGAAATCAGGTTCCTCTTAATTATATAGAGCGTGTGATTCAGCTGGCTGCACAGGGATTCACCGATCTTGAATTTGATACATACGACACCGATTGGAATTCCGAAGCGTATTCAACCGTAAGTGGTCAGAATTCCAACAACTCCGTTCGTGTGCCAAACTCGTTCATGAAAGCAGTGAAGGAAGATAAAGACTGGCACCTGTACGGCCGTGTGGAAAAAGATGATGCAGCTGAAGAGGGCAGAGAGCCGAAGCCTATGAAGACGATGAAGGCCCGTGAACTTTGGGACGACATCGCCTACGCAGCCTGGTCGTGTGCTGATCCCGGAACCCAATACCACGATACCATCAACGAATGGCATACCTGCCCCGAAGATGGTCCGATCAATGCAAGTAACCCTTGCTCGGAATATATGTTCCTGGATAATACCGCTTGCAACCTCGCTTCTCTGAACCTTATGAAATACTTCAAAGGAGATGAGTACAAAGAATTTGATATTGAGTCGCTGGAATACGCCTCCCGAATCTGGACGGTTGTTCTGGAGATTTCGGTACTGATGGCTCAGTTCCCGTCCAAAGAAATCGCGGAGTTATCTTATGTATTCCGCACGCTTGGGTTGGGTTATGCTAACATTGGTGCTGCGCTGATGGTACAAGGACTTCCTTACGACAGTGAAGAAGGAGCTGCCGTTGCCGGAGCTGTTACCGCGACCATGCATATGACGTCCTACGCCACTTCAGCCGAAATGGCGAAAGAGCTGGGTACCTTTGAAGGCTACGAGCGCAATAAAGAACATATGCTGAAGGTGATCCGTAATCACCGCCGTGCAGCTTACAATGCTGACCCGGAAGAGTACGAGGGACTTACGGTGAAACCGATGGGCATCGATGCTTCGATCTGCCCGGATTACCTGGTGAAAGCGGCTAAAAAGGCTTCTGACAAAGCGCTGAAAATGGGTGAAAAACACGGTTACCGAAATGCACAGGTAACGGTGCTGGCACCAACCGGAACCATTGGTTTGGTGATGGACTGTGATACCACCGGTATTGAGCCGGACTTTGCCCTGGTGAAATTCAAGAAATTGGCCGGTGGCGGTTACTTCAAGATTATCAACCAGGCGGTACCTAAAGCACTGAAGAATCTCGGTTATTCTGCCAAGGAATCGCAAGAGATTATCAACTACGCGAAAGGAGCCGGTTCGGTGGAAGGTTGCCCACACATCAACCCTGAAACACTGGGTGAGAAAGGCTTCACCGACACGCAAATTGATGCGATCAACGAAGCACTGCCCGGAAGTTTTGACATCAAGTTTGCCTTCAACCAGTGGACGCTGGGCGAAGACTTCTGCAAGGATGTACTCGGCATTACCGAAGAGCAGCTCAATGACATGAACTTCGACATGCTGCGCTACCTTGGATTCAGCAGAGAGCAAATCCAGGAAGCCAACGATTATGTATGTGGAACCATGACTGTTGAAGGTGCCCCGCATCTGAAAGAAGAAGATTACGCGGTGTTTGATTGCGCCAACCGTTGCGGCCGAATCGGCACACGCTTTATTTCTGCCAAAGGACATATTCGTATGATGGCTGCCGCTCAGCCTTTCCTTTCCGGCGCTATTTCAAAAACCATCAACCTGCCAAATGAAGCGACCATCGAAGATATGAAGGACGCTTACATGGATTCGTGGGAGATGATGCTGAAAGCGAATGCGCTGTATCGTGACGGTTCCAAACTAAGCCAGCCGCTGAATTCTATGGCGGATGTGCTGGAGGAAATTGACGAAGAAGAGGAAGCTCCGGCTGATGCTGAAACCACTATGGCACAGGATAAAGTGCTTGAAGTGGCCGAGCGAATCATTCACAAGTATGTGGCCCGTCGTCAGCGACTTCCGTTCCGTCGCGAAGGATACACACAGAAAGTGAAGATTGGCGGACAGAGTGTTTACCTGAGAACCGGGGAATACGAAAACGGCCAGCTTGGTGAAATCTTTATTGATATGCACCGAGAGGGAGCCGCTTTCCGAAGCCTGCTGAACTGCTTTGCCATCTCTATTTCACTTGGATTGCAGCACGGAGTACCACTGGAAGAATTTGTGGACGCCTTTGTGTTCACCAAGTTCGAGCCAAGCGGTATGGTAAACGGAAACCCACACGTGAAGATGAGTACATCTGTAATTGATTACATCTTCCGTGAGCTTGCGGTTACCTACCTAGGCAGAGAAGACCTGGCGCACGTGCCGGCCGAGCAGATCGAAACCCGAAATTTACGTCCGACCGCTGATGCCCAGGCTGAAGCCAAAGCGGACAATACACAGACCGAGGCGAAAGCCCCCAATGCATCATCATCATCGGATGCTGTCGCAAAAAAGACCGTAGCTGAGCCCGAACCGGCCGCTGTTGATACCAGCGAAAGTGCTCAGGTTCAGCAAAAAGCGGTACAGTCTGACAGCTACGAGAGCGAATACGACAAAGCCAAACAAATGGGATACACCGGTGAAGCCTGCCCCGAATGCGGCAGCATGACCATGGTTCGTAACGGAACCTGCATGAAGTGCATCACCTGTGGATCTACAACTGGCTGTAGCTAA
- a CDS encoding inorganic pyrophosphatase produces MNFPNPFFRWRPHPWHGLEVGEDQPKIVNAFIELTPFDTIKYEVDKKTGYMRVDRPQRSSSLPPSLYGFIPRTYCGNHVGELSKDDVKGDGDPLDICVLSERPIDRNEVILSARVIGGLHMVDHDEADDKIISVLDNDTYYSNINSVNDLPPVLIERLRHYFGTYKLIPGKNQNDVYVQGIFDADHAYNVIEASIKDYEEMFGE; encoded by the coding sequence ATGAATTTTCCCAATCCTTTTTTCCGGTGGAGGCCGCATCCGTGGCACGGACTGGAAGTGGGCGAAGATCAACCCAAGATCGTAAACGCCTTTATCGAACTCACCCCTTTTGATACTATCAAATACGAAGTGGACAAGAAAACCGGCTACATGCGTGTAGATCGTCCGCAACGAAGCTCCTCACTTCCCCCATCTTTATATGGATTTATTCCCCGTACCTATTGCGGAAATCACGTGGGTGAACTGTCGAAAGATGATGTAAAAGGGGATGGTGATCCGCTGGATATTTGCGTGTTGAGTGAACGACCGATTGACCGGAACGAGGTTATTTTAAGCGCCCGCGTGATCGGAGGACTGCATATGGTGGATCACGATGAAGCGGATGATAAAATCATCTCCGTACTTGATAACGACACCTATTACAGCAACATAAACAGCGTGAATGATTTACCCCCGGTGCTGATCGAGCGGCTTCGTCATTACTTTGGTACCTACAAGCTGATCCCGGGAAAAAACCAGAATGACGTGTATGTGCAGGGCATTTTTGATGCGGACCATGCCTATAATGTAATCGAAGCCTCAATCAAAGATTACGAAGAAATGTTCGGTGAATAG
- a CDS encoding cation diffusion facilitator family transporter — translation MQKARENIRVQWFIVAVAVILFVIKMTAWYLTNSVAVLTDGLESIVNVLSGFIGLYSLYLSAKPKDENHPYGHGKVEFISAGIEGTLITLAGLYIIVEAVQSFIHPEPLQSLDLGIILIGISAVINFGFGYWAYQTGKKNDSLALQASGRHLQTDTYTTIGIIAGLILIRFTNILWLDGAVAIVFALMIIHMGFRILRAAVAGIMDETDEELLAELIAYLQQNRDPKWIDLHNLRITKYGPTLHVDAHLTLPWYLTVKEAHAELDNIEELITHKFGDRIEIFIHTDFCQEFSCYLCTIENCEVRQHPFEKRIKWTVENVASDGKHRLSKSV, via the coding sequence ATGCAGAAAGCTCGGGAAAATATTCGGGTGCAATGGTTCATCGTTGCGGTGGCAGTCATTCTTTTTGTCATAAAGATGACGGCCTGGTATCTCACCAACTCGGTGGCTGTTCTCACCGATGGACTCGAAAGTATCGTCAATGTGCTGAGTGGCTTTATCGGGTTATACAGCCTGTATCTTTCCGCAAAGCCCAAGGATGAAAATCACCCTTACGGACACGGAAAAGTAGAGTTTATTTCAGCAGGAATTGAAGGCACGCTCATCACCCTTGCCGGATTGTACATTATTGTAGAAGCCGTGCAAAGCTTCATTCATCCGGAGCCGCTGCAGAGCCTGGATCTCGGTATAATCCTGATTGGAATATCAGCGGTAATCAACTTTGGGTTTGGATACTGGGCTTATCAAACCGGAAAGAAAAACGACTCGTTGGCCCTTCAGGCAAGTGGCCGACATCTTCAAACGGATACTTATACCACCATTGGTATCATAGCAGGACTGATTCTCATCCGTTTTACAAATATTCTTTGGCTGGACGGGGCCGTGGCAATTGTTTTTGCCCTTATGATCATACACATGGGCTTCCGGATCTTACGGGCAGCGGTGGCGGGAATTATGGATGAAACCGATGAAGAATTACTGGCTGAATTGATTGCTTACTTACAACAAAACAGAGATCCGAAATGGATTGACCTCCATAACCTCAGGATCACAAAATATGGGCCCACTCTTCATGTGGATGCTCATCTAACCCTCCCATGGTACCTTACGGTAAAAGAAGCCCACGCCGAGCTGGATAACATCGAAGAGTTAATTACACATAAGTTCGGAGACAGAATAGAGATTTTTATTCATACCGATTTCTGTCAGGAATTTTCATGCTATTTATGCACCATTGAGAATTGTGAAGTACGTCAGCATCCATTTGAAAAACGCATTAAGTGGACGGTAGAAAACGTAGCTTCTGATGGAAAACATAGACTTTCAAAATCAGTGTAA
- a CDS encoding ribonuclease D translates to MAIHYITENNDLQKLTSDLHQTKEFAIDLEFDRNRYRYGFNMCLMQIYDGNDCYLVDPLSDDLDIKTIFPVIQNPEVQKVVFAFGEDLRLLHSLGCFPKNLYDLDAATSLLNYEPASLTNLIKEVLDVKVNSSSQQSNWWKRPLSENQKQYAADDVIYLLDFKAKLNQQAEKRGILDWIKQENDVFDHLDYSDEDHNNLIKEKDKNNLSVFEWFVYCQLMDFFDEKARELNKPMYQLASKKIVSELAQNPDKVHNWKQTMGIYGRIKNDNFKSQLQSVVDSAIHEAKEQDLSTSRKASDTMTGEEYRAMRNEQNRINDLRNRLLSPIQDRLVTDFGKHAKSFILPNRLTKEIIAGETELMPDYKVKLLRRYAEELDLDLSDYV, encoded by the coding sequence ATGGCTATTCACTACATCACTGAGAATAATGATCTCCAAAAGCTCACTTCAGACCTTCACCAAACCAAAGAATTCGCCATAGATTTAGAGTTTGATCGCAATCGTTATCGCTATGGGTTCAATATGTGCCTCATGCAGATTTATGACGGAAACGACTGTTACCTGGTAGATCCACTCAGTGACGATCTCGATATAAAGACTATCTTTCCGGTCATCCAGAACCCGGAGGTACAGAAAGTGGTTTTTGCATTCGGAGAAGATCTTCGTCTGCTGCATTCCCTGGGATGCTTTCCTAAAAACCTCTACGATCTGGATGCCGCCACCAGTCTGTTGAATTACGAACCGGCTTCCCTGACCAATCTCATCAAAGAGGTTTTGGATGTAAAGGTGAACAGCTCTTCACAGCAGAGCAACTGGTGGAAACGACCGCTTTCCGAAAATCAAAAACAATATGCAGCAGATGATGTAATTTACCTGCTCGACTTTAAAGCCAAACTCAATCAACAAGCCGAAAAACGGGGTATCCTCGACTGGATTAAGCAAGAGAACGACGTTTTTGATCACCTGGATTACAGCGATGAAGATCACAACAACCTGATCAAAGAAAAGGACAAGAATAACCTGTCTGTTTTTGAATGGTTCGTCTATTGCCAACTCATGGATTTCTTTGATGAGAAAGCCCGCGAACTGAACAAGCCTATGTATCAGCTTGCCAGTAAAAAAATAGTGAGTGAGCTTGCTCAGAATCCTGATAAAGTGCACAACTGGAAACAGACCATGGGGATTTACGGGCGGATTAAGAATGATAACTTTAAGTCTCAGCTTCAATCGGTGGTTGATTCTGCAATCCATGAGGCAAAAGAGCAGGACCTATCTACTTCCCGAAAAGCCAGCGATACTATGACCGGTGAGGAATACCGGGCCATGCGGAATGAACAGAACCGAATCAATGATCTGAGAAATAGACTTCTTTCCCCTATTCAGGATCGGTTAGTGACTGATTTTGGCAAACATGCCAAATCCTTTATTCTCCCCAACCGACTCACCAAAGAAATTATAGCCGGCGAAACAGAGCTGATGCCTGATTATAAAGTGAAGTTGCTGCGAAGGTATGCCGAAGAGCTGGACCTGGATTTGAGTGATTATGTCTGA
- a CDS encoding aldo/keto reductase produces MQYNRLGNSDLEVSEFSFGCMSLEVQNNSESASSLLREAYNKGINFFDTADLYNHGLNEEVVGKALKPFRDEVIISTKVGNVWDEDGSGWEWNPTKEYILTGVNESLRRLQTEYIDLYMLHGGTIEDPIDEIIEAFERLKHQGKIRAYGISSIRPNTIREYAERSDMDCVMMQYSLLDRRPEEESLDLLAENDISVITRGTLGKGMLIDKPARDYLVHSTEEVEEVQRAANNTGNPISAAVQFVLDHPAVASAVLGIRTKHQLEEIINSMKSPVSAEELDNLRSILSPKKYDQHR; encoded by the coding sequence ATGCAGTACAACAGATTGGGAAATTCAGATCTTGAAGTAAGTGAATTCAGTTTTGGTTGTATGTCTCTGGAAGTTCAGAACAACTCAGAATCAGCCTCTTCCCTTCTCCGTGAAGCCTATAATAAAGGGATCAATTTCTTTGACACCGCCGACCTCTACAATCATGGCCTAAATGAGGAAGTAGTTGGAAAAGCGCTGAAACCTTTCAGGGATGAAGTTATTATTTCTACCAAGGTTGGTAATGTTTGGGATGAAGATGGTTCGGGATGGGAATGGAATCCTACCAAAGAATACATCCTGACGGGCGTGAATGAGAGTTTACGCAGGCTCCAGACCGAATACATTGATCTTTATATGCTGCATGGCGGAACCATTGAAGATCCTATTGACGAAATTATTGAAGCATTTGAACGTCTCAAACATCAGGGTAAGATTCGGGCTTATGGAATCTCGTCCATCCGCCCAAATACCATTCGGGAATACGCAGAACGCTCAGATATGGACTGCGTGATGATGCAGTACAGCCTGCTGGATCGTCGCCCGGAAGAAGAAAGCCTGGATCTGCTTGCAGAAAATGATATCAGTGTGATTACCCGTGGAACCCTGGGTAAAGGCATGCTTATCGATAAGCCGGCTCGTGATTACCTGGTGCATTCAACCGAAGAAGTTGAAGAAGTACAACGGGCAGCCAATAACACCGGAAACCCGATTTCAGCAGCTGTTCAATTTGTGCTGGATCATCCTGCGGTAGCTTCAGCCGTTCTTGGCATCCGCACGAAGCATCAGTTAGAGGAGATAATCAATTCGATGAAATCCCCTGTTTCTGCAGAGGAATTGGATAACCTCAGAAGCATATTATCTCCCAAAAAGTATGATCAACACCGTTAA
- a CDS encoding DUF4212 domain-containing protein, protein MEERDLKGYWKRNLKYLGILLSIWFVVSYGLGILLAPALNEIQIAGFKLGFWFAQQGAIYTFVILIFVYVYLMNKLDREFNVNED, encoded by the coding sequence ATGGAAGAACGGGACTTAAAAGGGTATTGGAAACGAAATCTCAAATACCTGGGCATTTTGCTTAGTATCTGGTTTGTCGTTTCCTACGGTTTGGGAATTTTACTTGCTCCCGCTTTAAATGAAATTCAGATAGCCGGATTCAAGCTTGGCTTTTGGTTTGCCCAGCAAGGTGCCATTTATACCTTTGTGATCCTCATTTTTGTTTACGTGTATTTGATGAACAAACTGGATCGTGAATTTAACGTGAATGAGGACTGA